The Polyangium mundeleinium genome contains the following window.
CGATCGATCCCGAGCTCGTCGAGGAGCGAGTACATGTCGCGGGCGACGTCCCGAAACATGAACGTCCCGCGGGGATTTCCGGAACGGCCGTGGCCGGGCAGGTCGGGGACGACGGCGCGGAACCCTTCGTGGAGGGTTTCGCCGAAATGACGAAAGTCGCGGCCGCATCCGGTGAAGCCGTGCAAGAGGACGAGCGGCTCGCCCTCGCCGTGGATGTCGACGTGCATCTCGATGTCGCCGCGGATGTGCATCTGGCTGCTGTGTGCGCTCATGGTCGAACTCCTCTCCTTCCAGCGAGCGGGAGAGTCCCTTATTCGCTCATGGCGTCGGCCTTCAGGTAGGCCTGCCAGGCTTCGATGTCGTACAGGCCGAGGTGAGCGATGACTTCGCCGCATTTCCGGAGGAGGTCGTCGAACGAGGCGCTCTCGTCGTCCTCCGGGTCGTCCCGGATTTGCATTCCGACCCAATCGACCCATTCGACTGGAATGGGCGCGAATTCGCGGAAGTAGGTCGTCTTTTCCTCGGCGGAGCGGCCTTCGGCCCATTGCCACCACGCCATCATGTAGCTTTCGCCGCCGCCCATGCGCCAGTGAATGCTGTACCGCGGGACTTCCGGATACCGGAGCCACGGCGGGAGCGGCGAGGTGCGCCCCTGCGCGCGGAGCTCCCGCTCCAGCGACGCTCGAACCACCACCTCCCCATCGAACGGCTTGTCTTCGTCCTCCGCCACGAAACCCTCCTCGCGGGCGTCCAGGGGCGCGCCGCATCGCCGGGCAGTGTCGGAGAAGCGTCGTGGTGGTGTCAAGTCGCTCGCTATTGATAGGTGAGTGCGCCCGAGCGATAGAAGCGGGCTTTCTGGAAATGCACGCCGGCCTTTGTTCCAAGCAAGCGGCCGCGCACGGGTTTCTCAGCGGATCAGCGTGGTCCTTGCTTTGCAACCCCTCGGGCGGCTGCCGTCGTGGGCAGTCGGGGAAAGTCCAGGATGGAGGGAATGCCCATGCGTTCATTCACGATCGCGCGTGCCGCGGTGCTGCCTCTCTTCGGCCTCGTGCTCGCCGCTTGCTCGGTTGGGGGAGACGAGGATCTCGCGCTGGGGCGGGGGAACGCGTCGGGCGCCGAGAAGGGCAGAAATCCTCAGGTGCCCTCGAAAGGCCGAGAGCCCCAGGTGCCCTCGAAAGGCGGAGAGAAGGATGAATCGCTCGCCGACGACGTGGAGTTCGTGCCCGTCGAGGGCGACGCCGGTCACTTGACGGGCGGCGCGTTGTCCGAGGGCAAGGAGGTCGAAGGCAAGGAGGTCGAAGGCAAGGAAATCGAGGGCAAAGGCATCGAGGGCAAGGGCATCGAGCAACCGGTGCCGAGCGACATCGGCAAGGGCGAGGGGACGAAGGAGCCCACGCCGATCGAGGTCGGCAAGGAGGCCGGCGAGAAGGAATCGGAGATTCCCTCGAAGGGTGGGCTTCCCTCGAAGGGGCCTCTCGGCTCGAAAGGCGGTCTCCCCTCGAACCCTGTTCGCGAGGTGAACAGCGCTTGCCCGAAGGCGCAGGGGGTCGAGGTCGTCGGGGCTTGCGTGCAGGCGCTCACGTACGCGAAAAACCCGGAGACGGGCGAGTGCTGCGTGTATGCGACGCCGTGCGACGTGCCGAAAACCTGGGAGGCCTCGTTCGTGGCGGAGGCCGTTTGCCGGTAGCGTCTTTGCGGCGCGATTGACAAGCCAGGATCCCCTCGGCTTAGATGCGTGGCCATGGAGCCTGTCATCGTGGACGAGGGGGGTGTGACGGTCGTGGAAGGCCAGCCGGACCAGGCGTTCCTGACGAGCGCGCGGGATGTGGATCGCGTGATTGAGGCCTGCTTCGGAAGCAGCGCAGGATGCGTCCTTCTTTACGCGTCGAACCTGCCGGCGGCCTTCTTCGACCTCAGCTCGCGCGTGGCCGGGGACATGCTGCAAAAATTGCGGAACTATCGGATTCGGCTCGCCGTGGTATGCCCTCCGGGGAGCGTCAGCTATAGCAGCCGGTTCGGCGAGATGGTCACCGAGGAGAACCGCGGCGAGCATTTCGGGGTATTCGAGACCCGTGCCGAGGCCGTGGAATGGATCCACGCCTTTGCCTGAGGACGCTCATTTCGCGCCCACCCGCACGTACGTTCCACCCGTACGCCCCAGCGTTTCCGGCGTGTACATCTCCTCGATGTGCGTCGGTGGTACCACGAATCGGCCGATGTGGGCGGCGCGGGCGAGGTAGCGGAATTTCCGGATGCCGGCGGGGAGCCGGTCGATGAAATAAACGACGCGGTCGTCGCGCATTTCGCGTCGTTCGGCCGGCGTCGCCTCCAGGCTCGCGAGCCACGGGCCGCCGACCTGGTGGGCGAGCCGCATGGGTTCGAGGCCGCCGGGGACCGGGTCTTCGAGGACGACGAAGCGGCGCGGCTCGCGCGTGACGACCTCGATTTCGCAAAGCACGACCTGCCCGGGATCGAAGCGGGGCTCGGCCTCGGCGCTGGCCGCGAGGACGGGCCCGCCGAGGTCCGCGACGGGTCGGAAGGATTTCGTCACGTAAAACCCGGCGTCGAGCGGCTCGCGTGG
Protein-coding sequences here:
- a CDS encoding DUF4180 domain-containing protein, coding for MEPVIVDEGGVTVVEGQPDQAFLTSARDVDRVIEACFGSSAGCVLLYASNLPAAFFDLSSRVAGDMLQKLRNYRIRLAVVCPPGSVSYSSRFGEMVTEENRGEHFGVFETRAEAVEWIHAFA